The following are encoded together in the Echeneis naucrates chromosome 9, fEcheNa1.1, whole genome shotgun sequence genome:
- the naa35 gene encoding N-alpha-acetyltransferase 35, NatC auxiliary subunit produces MVMKSAVEDDDAGWGLGIPEKMKNNANWVDITHEFKGACKELNLGELLHDKLFGLFEAMSAIEMMDPKMDAGMIGNQVNRKVLNFEQAIKEGAIKVKDLSLPELIGIIDTCFCCLITWLEGHSLAQTVFTCLYIHNPDLIEEPALKAFALGILKVCDIAREKVNKAAVFEEEDFQAMTYGFKMANNVTDLRVTGMLKDVEDELQRKVKSTRSRQGEQRNPDVELEHQQCLALFNRIKFTRLLLTALIAFTKKETSSVSEAQKLVAQAADLLSAIHSSIQHGIQSQNDTTKGDHPIMMGFEPLVNQRLLPPTFPRYAKIIKREDMVAYFSKLIERIKTVCDVINTTNLHGILDFFCEFSEQSPCVLSRSLLQTTFLIDNKKVFGTHLMQDMIKDALRYFVSPPVLSYKCCLFNNHQAKDYIDSFVTHCSRPFCSLIQIHGHNRARQRDKLGHILEEFATLQDEAEKVDAALHSLLMKLEPQRQHLACLGTWILYHNLRIMIQYLLSGFELELYSMHEYYYIYWYLSEFLYAWLMSTLSRADSSQMAEERILEEQLKGRSSKKIKKKKKVRPLSKEINMSQAYQNMCAGMYKTMVALDMDGKVHKPQFELDSEQVRYEHRFAPFNSVVTPPPVHYIQFKEMSDLKKYNPPPGSADLYLAASKHFQQAKLILENVPSPDPEVNRILKVAKPNIVVMKLLAGGHKKETKVLPEFDFSTHKYFPVVKIM; encoded by the exons ATGGTGATGAAGTCAGCAGTTGAGGATGATGATGCAGGCTGGGGGCTGGGCATCCCAGAAAAGATGAAGAACAATGCCAACTGGGTTGATATTACCCATGAATTCAAAGGTGCTTGTAAAG aGCTGAACCTTGGGGAGTTGCTTCATGACAAGCT gtttggtttgtttgaagcCATGTCAGCAATAGAGATGATGGATCCTAAAATGGATGCAGGAATGATTGGAAATCAAGTCAACAGGAAAGTGCTCAACTTTGAGCAAGCCATCAAG GAAGGTGCCATCAAGGTTAAAGACCTTAGTCTTCCCGAACTCATTGGGATCATAGACAcgtgtttctgttgtttg attACATGGCTGGAGGGCCACTCTTTGGCACAGACTGTGTTCACCTGTCTGTACATTCACAACCCCGACTTGATTGAGGAGCCAGCACTCAAAGCCTTTGCCCTGGGCATCCTGAAAGTGTGTGACATCGCCCGAGAAAAAGTTAACAAGGCTGCTGTGTTTGAAGAG GAGGACTTCCAAGCCATGACATATGGTTTCAAGATGGCCAATAATGTGACAGACCTGCGGGTGACAG GTATGCTCAAAGATGTGGAGGATGAGTTACAGAGGAAAGTTAAG AGCACACGCAGTCGACAAGGGGAGCAGCGAAACCCAGATGTGGAGCTGGAG catcAGCAGTGTTTGGCTCTTTTCAATAGAATCAAGTTCACACGTCTTCTACTGACTGCCCTGATTGCTTTTACAAAAAAGGAG aCTAGCTCAGTGAGCGAGGCCCAGAAGCTTGTGGCACAGGCAGCTGACCTCTTATCAGCCATTCACTCCAGTATTCAACATGGTATCCAGTCACAGAATGACACCACTAAAGGag ACCACCCTATCATGATGGGCTTTGAGCCCCTGGTCAACCAGAGACTGCTGCCGCCTACATTTCCTCGCTATGCCAAGATCATAAAGCGGGAAGACATGGTGGCCTACTTCAGCAAACTTATAGAGCGGATCAAGACGGTCTGTGACGTAATCAACACCACCAACTTACATGGCATACTG GACTTTTTCTGTGAGTTTAGTGAGCAGTCTCCCTGTGTGCTCTCCAGATCTCTACTTCAA ACAACCTTCCTGATAGATAATAAGAAAGTGTTTGGCACCCACCTGATGCAGGACATGATCAAAGATGCTCTGAGATACTTTGTTAGCCCACCTGTCCTCTCCTACAA gTGCTGTCTGTTTAACAACCACCAGGCCAAGGATTACATTGACTCCTTTGTTACACACTGCTCCAGG CCATTCTGTAGTCTGATCCAGATCCACGGGCACAACCGGGCTCGGCAGAGAGACAAGTTAGGTCACATCCTAGAAGAGTTTGCCACACTGCAGGATGAG GCTGAGAAAGTAGATGCAGCGTTGCATAGCCTGCTGATGAAACTTGAGCCTCAGCGACAGCATCTGGCTTGTCTTGGCACCTGGATCCTCTACCATAACCTGAGGATCATGATCCAGTATCTGCTGAGTGGCTTTGAATTGGAGCTTTACAGCATGCATGAGTACTACTACATTTACTG GTACCTGTCAGAGTTCCTTTACGCCTGGCTCATGTCCACTTTGAGCAGAGCCGACTCCTCCCAGATGGCTGAGGAGCGGAttctggaggagcagctgaaagGACGCAGCAGTAAAAAgatcaagaagaagaagaaag TTCGTCCCCTCAGCAAGGAGATTAACATGAGTCAAGCATACCAGAACATGTGTGCTGGCATGTACAag ACCATGGTTGCTTTGGATATGGATGGAAAGGTGCATAAACCTCAATTTGAGCTGGACAGCGAGCAGGTCCGCTATGAACACCGCTTTGCCCCCTTCAACAGCGTAGTAACCCCCCCACCTGTACACTACATTCAGTTCAAG GAGATGTCCGATCTGAAGAAATACAATCCTCCACCAGGCTCTGCTGATCTCTACTTGGCAGCTagcaaacattttcagcagGCCAAACTCATCTTAGAAAATGTCCCCAGCCCAGATCCTGAG GTGAACCGTATACTGAAGGTGGCCAAACCCAACATTGTGGTAATGAAGCTCCTGGCTGGAGGACATAAGAAGGAGACCAAG GTGCTCCCTGAGTTTGACTTCTCAACCCATAAGTACTTCCCCGTGGTCAAGATTATGTGA